A genomic stretch from Sporocytophaga myxococcoides includes:
- a CDS encoding CobW family GTP-binding protein, with translation MLKIPVTIITGFLGAGKTTLLNYLISNQKEKRFAVIENEFGEVGIDGALVMDAKEGIFELSNGCLCCTLNDDLINVLQKILNRDRRIEHLLVETTGIADPGPIAMSFLSDPYVKEAFYIDGIITLTDAQFIEQQLEDQEIACNQVTMADVIIINKIDKVDSYQRDTVNNILRRMNPGSRIILHGKDSSYDVNLLELNAFSEQSFLNTFNTLKKQTHTYHNDTTSFSNLFSPTKQVRHSGIYSHSFVFKAPLDVLKFNIFIRALLTEHLNVFRIKGILHLSSVEEKILFQAVNSQYATDSMGPWVSEDEKETKIVFIGKNLNNTLLQDALDLCSSSDAFEPEIFYNQLNRIILGMKI, from the coding sequence ATGCTTAAAATTCCAGTTACTATCATTACAGGCTTTCTGGGAGCAGGAAAGACTACCTTACTCAATTATCTGATCTCTAACCAGAAAGAAAAGAGATTTGCTGTGATTGAAAATGAATTCGGAGAAGTGGGCATTGATGGTGCTTTGGTGATGGATGCCAAGGAAGGAATTTTTGAGCTTTCTAACGGATGTCTTTGTTGTACACTTAATGATGATTTAATTAATGTTTTACAGAAAATTCTGAATAGAGATAGAAGAATAGAACACTTGCTTGTGGAGACTACAGGAATAGCTGATCCCGGACCAATCGCCATGAGTTTCCTTTCGGATCCATATGTCAAAGAGGCATTTTATATTGATGGTATTATAACTTTGACTGACGCTCAGTTTATAGAGCAGCAGCTGGAAGATCAGGAGATTGCTTGTAACCAGGTAACAATGGCAGATGTTATTATTATTAATAAAATTGATAAAGTTGATTCCTATCAGAGAGATACTGTAAATAATATCCTTCGCCGCATGAATCCAGGGAGTCGGATTATATTACATGGAAAAGATTCTTCATATGATGTAAATCTGCTTGAGCTAAATGCATTCTCCGAGCAAAGTTTTCTGAATACTTTCAATACTTTAAAAAAACAAACCCATACCTATCATAACGATACTACATCTTTTTCAAATTTATTTAGTCCCACAAAACAAGTGAGACATTCAGGTATTTATTCTCATTCCTTTGTATTTAAAGCACCTTTGGATGTACTTAAGTTTAATATTTTTATCAGAGCCCTCTTAACTGAGCATTTAAATGTATTTCGAATAAAAGGAATTTTGCATCTTAGTTCAGTTGAAGAAAAAATTTTATTTCAGGCAGTGAACAGTCAATATGCTACTGATTCAATGGGACCTTGGGTTTCAGAAGATGAAAAGGAAACCAAAATAGTTTTTATTGGAAAGAATCTAAATAATACATTACTGCAAGATGCTTTGGATTTATGTAGTTCTTCAGACGCATTTGAACCGGAAATTTTTTATAATCAATTGAATAGGATTATTTTGGGGATGAAGATATAG
- a CDS encoding DUF3078 domain-containing protein, protein MKKLILLVFIILANNAFSQTDFSNQDTIPSPWKKSIETGANINQSSFSPNWKGGGVNSIAMGLLLDGRLLYESSKISFDNVLQLQYGMVKNDNAIYRKTTDKIFFDSKLGYRITEKWNAFVSVTFLSQFAQGFKVVKDSLDRESQQLISRFMAPGYLTSSLGMEYKPVDYFWLRFGVGSFRNTFVTDTTLYRSVPQNYGVPIGKKVRNELAFALTANFDKDIAKNLHLYTRYVMFANYENLKAIDSRLDLTLSAKVNRYINVNLTATALYDQDQDYEIQYTQMLSLGLLYRFSEFDPKK, encoded by the coding sequence ATGAAGAAGTTAATCTTATTAGTTTTTATTATCTTAGCAAACAATGCTTTCTCACAAACAGATTTTTCTAATCAGGATACTATTCCATCTCCTTGGAAAAAATCAATTGAAACCGGAGCCAATATTAATCAATCATCTTTTAGTCCAAATTGGAAAGGGGGAGGAGTAAATTCCATAGCAATGGGCTTGCTGCTGGATGGTCGTTTACTCTATGAATCAAGTAAAATTTCATTTGATAATGTACTTCAGTTACAATATGGGATGGTTAAAAATGATAATGCCATTTACAGAAAAACAACAGATAAAATATTTTTTGATTCAAAGTTGGGATACAGGATTACAGAAAAATGGAACGCGTTTGTTTCTGTAACCTTTCTTTCTCAATTTGCCCAAGGCTTTAAAGTTGTCAAAGACAGTCTTGATAGAGAATCCCAGCAATTGATTTCAAGATTTATGGCCCCCGGTTATCTTACTTCCTCTCTAGGTATGGAGTATAAGCCAGTAGATTATTTTTGGTTAAGATTTGGGGTAGGTAGCTTTCGTAATACTTTTGTTACAGATACCACACTCTATAGAAGTGTACCACAGAACTATGGAGTACCTATAGGTAAAAAAGTAAGAAATGAACTCGCGTTTGCACTCACAGCTAACTTTGATAAAGACATTGCTAAAAACCTTCACCTTTATACCAGATACGTGATGTTTGCTAACTATGAAAATCTCAAAGCCATTGACTCTCGTCTTGATCTTACCTTGTCAGCAAAAGTGAACAGATATATCAATGTGAATCTTACTGCAACCGCCTTATACGACCAGGATCAGGACTATGAGATTCAGTATACCCAAATGCTGTCTTTGGGTCTTTTATACAGGTTCTCAGAGTTTGATCCCAAAAAGTAA
- a CDS encoding hemolysin family protein, producing the protein MVVEIIIILLLIIVNGIFSMSEIALVSSKKYKLESASEKGNKGAKVALDLSENPGKFLSTVQVGITLIGILTGVFGGASISRRLDDYFESAGIFGNYSETAAGLIVVLGITYVTLILGELLPKRIGMNSPEKIASAIAIPMTILAKIAKPLIWLLSASTDLFIKILQLKPQEDHFVTEEEIKAMLEEASDIGEVEKEEREMVERVFFLGDTDVGSLMSSRADVVSLDINEDLEVNKKIMAESIHTHFPVYENEYDNIIGILSLKTFSSSLLKKEEIDLRSMLIEALFVPVQMTAFKLLENMKARNTHFAVAVDEYGSVKGVITTNDLVNVVIGDVYRKEEAEIIKRQDDSYLVDGLISLDEFFRYFEVEKTEEIEKEGFYTLGGLILYIFKRIPSSGEIIDWKNLHFEVLDMDGQRVDKVLVRPLDS; encoded by the coding sequence ATGGTTGTAGAAATTATCATCATTCTCCTCTTGATCATAGTGAATGGTATTTTTTCAATGTCTGAAATTGCTCTTGTTTCTTCCAAGAAATATAAACTTGAATCTGCATCCGAAAAAGGTAATAAAGGAGCTAAAGTAGCTTTGGATCTTTCAGAAAATCCGGGAAAATTTCTTTCAACGGTTCAGGTTGGAATTACACTGATTGGAATTCTGACGGGAGTTTTTGGAGGCGCATCTATTTCAAGAAGGCTTGATGATTATTTTGAATCAGCTGGAATATTCGGGAATTATTCTGAAACAGCAGCAGGACTTATTGTAGTATTAGGAATTACTTATGTTACACTTATTCTGGGAGAACTGCTTCCCAAAAGAATAGGCATGAATAGTCCTGAGAAAATTGCTTCAGCTATTGCAATTCCGATGACAATCCTTGCTAAAATTGCCAAACCATTGATATGGTTACTTTCTGCATCAACTGATCTGTTTATTAAGATTCTTCAACTTAAACCTCAGGAAGATCATTTTGTAACAGAAGAAGAAATTAAAGCAATGCTGGAGGAGGCTTCTGATATAGGTGAAGTTGAAAAGGAAGAGAGAGAAATGGTGGAAAGGGTATTTTTTCTTGGTGATACTGATGTCGGTTCATTGATGAGCAGCCGCGCGGATGTTGTTTCCCTTGATATTAATGAAGACCTGGAGGTCAATAAGAAAATCATGGCCGAATCCATTCATACACATTTTCCGGTTTATGAAAATGAATATGACAACATCATAGGTATTTTAAGTCTGAAAACCTTCAGTTCTTCTTTATTAAAAAAAGAGGAAATAGACCTTCGCTCTATGCTTATTGAAGCCTTATTCGTACCCGTCCAGATGACGGCTTTTAAACTATTGGAAAATATGAAAGCCAGGAATACTCATTTCGCTGTCGCTGTGGATGAATATGGTTCCGTGAAAGGCGTAATTACTACCAATGATCTGGTCAATGTGGTAATAGGAGATGTATATCGAAAAGAGGAGGCAGAGATCATAAAAAGACAAGATGACTCTTACCTGGTAGATGGGCTAATCTCCCTGGATGAATTTTTTAGATATTTTGAAGTTGAGAAAACTGAAGAGATTGAAAAGGAAGGTTTTTATACTTTAGGAGGATTAATACTTTACATTTTTAAAAGAATCCCTTCATCAGGTGAAATTATTGACTGGAAAAATTTACATTTCGAAGTCCTTGATATGGATGGACAGCGGGTTGATAAAGTCCTTGTAAGACCATTGGATTCTTAA
- a CDS encoding sensor histidine kinase, protein MAGFSRVAKIVLYFSLLLQVLSMSASLGSELDLKVFYIPIAIIPFIIFGKNERPLFNISILFTLLNIAIIYSLDKYNLSLPAQNISPEIKRWINTGFNLTAIFCMIFLANLFLSLSELGETLLYEKSNQLREQQRQLSAQNSELEKTKSELERLNSVKDRLLSILSHDLKSPINNIQAITELILEEKIKKEEIKAVALKFKESSIHTKQLLDNLVNWSSTHLTNHSPDPKKICVKELIDNVFHYTGYLAINKNVKLTNSIAANTYVWCDYDMMEITFRNLILNAIKFSHNGQEVIVYAVNKNNKIQITIEDHGIGIPDVLLNQLFEPNISKTRLGTNAEKGSGIGLLLCKQLINVNNGDIYAYSTPGIMTTFSVELPACKI, encoded by the coding sequence ATGGCAGGATTTTCAAGAGTTGCAAAGATTGTATTATATTTTTCACTATTACTTCAGGTATTATCTATGTCTGCCAGCCTGGGAAGTGAATTAGATCTCAAAGTATTTTATATTCCAATTGCCATTATCCCTTTTATCATATTTGGGAAAAATGAAAGACCGCTTTTTAATATATCCATATTATTTACCCTGTTAAATATAGCTATCATTTATAGCCTTGATAAATATAATCTCTCTTTGCCTGCACAAAATATTTCTCCGGAAATAAAACGATGGATTAATACTGGATTTAATCTGACAGCTATATTCTGTATGATCTTTCTGGCAAATCTGTTTCTTTCTTTGTCAGAATTAGGAGAAACACTATTGTATGAAAAAAGTAATCAACTTAGAGAACAACAAAGACAGTTGTCGGCTCAAAACAGTGAATTGGAAAAAACCAAAAGCGAACTGGAGAGATTAAATTCAGTAAAAGATCGACTCTTATCCATCCTCTCCCATGATCTTAAAAGTCCTATTAACAACATCCAGGCCATTACAGAACTGATTCTTGAAGAAAAAATAAAGAAAGAAGAAATAAAAGCTGTTGCACTAAAATTTAAAGAGTCCTCTATTCACACCAAACAGCTACTTGATAACTTAGTTAATTGGTCTAGTACACATCTCACCAACCATTCACCCGATCCAAAAAAAATCTGCGTGAAGGAGCTTATTGATAATGTATTTCACTATACAGGCTACCTTGCTATAAATAAAAATGTAAAGCTGACAAACTCAATTGCTGCTAATACATATGTCTGGTGTGATTACGACATGATGGAAATAACTTTCAGAAACCTTATCCTAAATGCGATCAAATTCAGTCATAACGGACAAGAGGTCATTGTCTATGCCGTTAACAAGAATAATAAAATCCAAATAACTATAGAGGATCATGGCATAGGTATTCCTGATGTCTTGTTAAACCAGCTTTTTGAACCGAATATCTCAAAAACCCGATTAGGCACTAATGCAGAAAAGGGGTCTGGAATAGGATTGCTTTTGTGCAAACAGCTTATCAATGTGAATAATGGTGACATATATGCATACAGCACTCCTGGTATAATGACTACATTTTCAGTGGAACTTCCTGCATGTAAAATCTAG
- a CDS encoding PAS domain-containing protein, with protein MERKVMVEKKSIPITDLTAIVLLRLGKAFCLIGTVIPVLILIGRLIDYPFVVSLTPGKLIVMNPLSSICFILVGIAIWLVWDVNAPQKNRRRSKTLVIIVSFIGFLKLLSLFIGLDLGLDLVLFKEQLNFHKELFNTSYNEMAPNTALSFLLLGITIWRIDYNDSKVKYFQYINYFIILIALLSLYGYIYGVKNLYGVFHRVPMSFYSGLCFLLFSISVLFIRPMKGSMAILVGENPAEVVLLRFLAFVLPLIFGWLKIQGERLDLVEKELGTAVLAVLTYVISMLLIARKSSVQYRLRKARKKIVDLIEEDNKRLKRILDNSPTYISIYDLESGFVVYSNNTTSIFGNREKVTSIPFEDLLKSIIHPDDLEKMLDKFKRYSSYKEDEAGQIEFRMIDKDGKLRWFYSRAIPFKIDNGKTRQILINAMDFTNFKKAEQELQEQKKFIGKVVSASPNVIYIFDIKNRQSNFFSKNFFESLGYSKNKFNPSDINFLSTLIYPRDLVRLQKYFLDFVYARSFEVRDIEYRVKDAKGNWRWIYSRETAFARDEDGLVSQVVGVLQDITSRKRAEEALKYRELQLVEAQKIARVGSYEWNVIKNEIVYTEEAYRIFGFPIEKKIFTIEDFKALLSNEDLIKYEINMSIALQESDNYEGEFRIYLADKTQKTILNKAKIEKNGNGKAIKVFGTIMDITTHKRDQEKLRQKNEELFHAYVQLQATQRELSIANQELETKVVEQGAELSGSEERYRSFISNSSEGIYRYEFKGIDHVDTFLPAEVQARLILKHAYIAEANDMMAWMHGFDSAEELIGVGLTKFIILPEAEKVEMLKNFILSSYRLSDIQTPEVDKNGKLNYYLSNISGVVKQGKLLRGWGTQNNVTQKVLTMEALKISEEKYRFLAENVPEIFWTADPDGTVDYHNKRWYEYTKSKKADSLEWISMVHPDDYPEVEKLWNESMQTGKEFNAQYRLKGAGQDYRWNLGKASPLRDNEGKIVKWIGTSVDIHEGKMLSQTLAEKNEELTRINNDLDNFIYTASHDLKVPITNIEGLLYILLEEMGEVCRSDKDVNEILLRMNISVNKFKKVITDLTEITRAQKSNDDEVVENEFSEVLDEVLLIIKDLTDTTGTTILTDFSECSTIYFSERNLKSILYNLICNAIKFASPERAPEIKITSSCVNDMILLRVEDNGAGFDISQIDKAFSMFKKLHSHKEGSGIGLYIVKRIVTNAGGKIEVESEKGKGSVFKIYLKRNTQ; from the coding sequence ATGGAAAGGAAGGTCATGGTTGAGAAAAAATCCATCCCCATTACAGATCTGACAGCAATTGTATTATTAAGGCTGGGCAAGGCTTTTTGCCTGATAGGGACAGTTATTCCTGTTTTAATACTAATTGGGCGTTTAATAGATTATCCATTCGTAGTGAGCCTGACACCAGGGAAACTTATTGTTATGAACCCGCTTTCTTCTATTTGTTTTATTTTAGTTGGTATTGCAATTTGGCTGGTTTGGGATGTTAATGCTCCTCAGAAAAACAGAAGGAGATCTAAGACATTAGTAATAATTGTTTCTTTTATTGGTTTTTTAAAATTACTCTCTCTTTTCATCGGTTTAGATCTCGGTTTAGATCTGGTTTTATTTAAAGAACAGCTAAATTTCCATAAAGAACTCTTCAATACTTCCTATAATGAAATGGCTCCCAATACTGCCTTGAGTTTCTTGCTGCTTGGCATTACAATATGGAGAATAGATTATAATGATAGTAAAGTCAAGTATTTTCAGTACATCAATTACTTTATTATTCTTATAGCTTTACTCTCACTATACGGATATATCTATGGTGTTAAGAATCTTTATGGGGTTTTTCACAGGGTGCCGATGTCCTTTTATTCGGGACTTTGTTTTCTGCTTTTTTCAATTTCTGTATTATTTATAAGGCCTATGAAAGGATCAATGGCTATCCTGGTAGGAGAAAATCCTGCAGAAGTAGTGCTACTGAGATTTCTTGCATTTGTCTTGCCGTTGATTTTTGGTTGGTTAAAAATTCAGGGGGAAAGACTTGACCTGGTTGAAAAGGAACTAGGTACAGCTGTATTGGCTGTGCTCACCTATGTCATATCTATGTTACTTATTGCCCGCAAATCTTCAGTGCAATACCGTCTTAGAAAAGCCAGAAAAAAGATAGTGGATTTAATCGAGGAGGATAACAAAAGGTTAAAAAGAATTCTTGATAACTCACCTACCTATATTAGCATCTATGACCTGGAGTCTGGGTTTGTTGTTTATTCCAATAATACCACAAGTATCTTTGGAAATAGGGAAAAAGTTACTTCAATACCTTTTGAAGATTTACTGAAATCAATTATACACCCTGATGACCTTGAAAAAATGTTGGATAAGTTTAAGAGGTATTCTTCTTATAAGGAAGATGAGGCCGGTCAGATTGAATTCAGGATGATAGATAAAGACGGTAAGTTACGTTGGTTCTATTCAAGAGCAATCCCTTTTAAGATCGATAATGGTAAAACGAGACAGATACTTATTAATGCTATGGATTTTACTAACTTTAAAAAGGCAGAGCAGGAGTTGCAGGAACAGAAAAAGTTTATAGGGAAGGTTGTCAGCGCTTCTCCTAATGTTATTTATATATTTGACATCAAAAACAGACAGAGTAATTTTTTTAGTAAAAACTTTTTTGAATCTCTTGGATATAGCAAAAATAAGTTTAATCCGTCAGATATTAACTTCCTTAGTACCTTGATATATCCCAGAGATCTGGTTCGCTTGCAAAAATATTTTCTGGATTTTGTATATGCCCGGAGTTTTGAGGTAAGGGATATAGAATACAGAGTTAAAGATGCAAAAGGAAACTGGAGGTGGATATATTCAAGGGAAACCGCTTTCGCCAGAGATGAGGATGGTTTGGTATCGCAGGTTGTAGGAGTTTTGCAGGATATTACTTCAAGGAAAAGAGCAGAAGAAGCTTTAAAATATAGGGAACTTCAGCTGGTAGAGGCACAAAAAATTGCTCGCGTAGGAAGTTATGAGTGGAACGTGATTAAAAATGAAATTGTCTACACTGAAGAAGCTTATAGAATTTTTGGTTTTCCAATCGAAAAGAAAATTTTTACAATAGAAGATTTCAAGGCGTTACTTTCAAATGAAGATCTGATCAAGTATGAGATAAACATGTCTATTGCCCTTCAGGAAAGCGATAATTATGAAGGGGAATTCAGAATTTACCTTGCAGATAAGACTCAGAAAACTATTCTTAATAAAGCAAAGATTGAAAAGAATGGTAATGGTAAGGCGATAAAAGTTTTTGGCACTATCATGGATATTACAACTCATAAACGGGATCAGGAGAAGCTCAGACAAAAAAATGAAGAATTGTTCCACGCATATGTTCAGTTGCAGGCAACCCAAAGAGAGCTGAGTATTGCCAATCAGGAGCTTGAAACAAAAGTGGTTGAACAGGGAGCTGAGCTTTCTGGAAGTGAAGAACGTTACAGGTCATTTATCAGTAATAGTTCTGAAGGTATTTACAGGTATGAGTTTAAAGGTATAGATCACGTAGATACATTTCTGCCAGCAGAGGTACAGGCCAGACTTATTCTGAAGCATGCTTATATTGCTGAAGCCAATGATATGATGGCCTGGATGCATGGATTTGATTCGGCTGAAGAATTGATTGGAGTAGGCCTTACCAAATTTATTATTCTTCCTGAAGCAGAAAAGGTGGAAATGTTAAAAAACTTTATTTTATCCAGTTACAGGCTTTCTGATATTCAGACACCTGAAGTTGATAAAAACGGAAAGCTCAATTACTACCTTAGTAACATAAGCGGGGTTGTCAAGCAGGGGAAGCTTCTGAGAGGTTGGGGGACTCAGAATAATGTTACGCAAAAGGTGTTAACCATGGAAGCTTTAAAAATAAGTGAAGAAAAATACAGGTTTCTTGCAGAGAATGTCCCAGAGATTTTCTGGACTGCTGACCCTGATGGTACTGTGGATTATCATAATAAAAGATGGTATGAATATACTAAAAGCAAGAAAGCTGACTCTTTAGAATGGATATCTATGGTCCACCCGGATGATTACCCTGAAGTCGAAAAGCTTTGGAATGAAAGTATGCAGACCGGTAAAGAATTTAATGCTCAATATAGATTGAAAGGTGCTGGTCAGGATTACAGATGGAATTTAGGAAAGGCTTCTCCCCTCAGGGATAATGAAGGGAAAATTGTAAAATGGATCGGAACTTCTGTCGATATTCATGAAGGAAAAATGCTTTCTCAAACACTTGCAGAAAAAAATGAAGAGCTCACAAGAATAAATAATGATCTTGATAATTTTATTTATACAGCCTCTCATGATCTGAAAGTGCCTATTACAAATATAGAGGGACTGCTTTATATTCTTCTTGAGGAAATGGGCGAGGTTTGTCGTTCTGATAAGGATGTAAATGAAATTCTTCTTCGGATGAACATATCTGTTAATAAATTTAAAAAAGTGATTACAGACCTGACTGAGATTACCAGAGCTCAGAAAAGTAATGATGATGAAGTTGTTGAAAATGAATTTTCTGAAGTTCTTGACGAAGTCCTTTTGATAATCAAGGACCTGACAGATACAACAGGAACAACAATTCTTACCGATTTTTCTGAATGTTCAACGATTTATTTCTCGGAAAGAAATCTTAAAAGTATTCTATACAACCTTATTTGCAATGCAATAAAATTTGCTTCTCCGGAAAGAGCTCCTGAAATTAAAATTACTAGTAGCTGTGTTAATGATATGATACTTTTGAGGGTAGAAGACAACGGTGCAGGATTTGATATTTCGCAAATAGATAAGGCATTTTCAATGTTTAAGAAACTTCATTCTCATAAAGAAGGCTCAGGTATTGGACTCTACATAGTTAAAAGGATTGTAACCAATGCAGGTGGTAAAATTGAAGTTGAAAGTGAAAAGGGAAAAGGGTCTGTTTTTAAGATATATCTTAAAAGGAATACTCAATAA
- a CDS encoding universal stress protein, with translation MRVVLCPVDFSENSLKALEYAAAISAQTKTKLFILNKFTLTGGEKVEVRDNVFDKTKEEAEEKLNELRNIIQAEHKDLVVDVSVAYGIEPSQVILDFAEEIKADLIVMGTKGAGGFKEIFFGTTTTSVTSKASVPVLAFPVTAKPILPKSIVYATDLKREDEAVLYPLWNFAVILDAPLTFLYVAKDEEKGIDVIRKEMESSEGFTRIRRTLQVRFAEVKSNDVFGAIQDFANETNAGLIVLGNHQKNYLEKLRKGDLTRLMTMYTEVPLLILHKNK, from the coding sequence ATGAGGGTTGTACTTTGTCCGGTAGATTTTTCGGAAAACTCGCTTAAAGCTTTAGAGTATGCAGCTGCTATTTCAGCTCAAACTAAGACGAAGCTTTTTATATTAAATAAATTTACCCTTACTGGGGGTGAAAAGGTTGAAGTGAGGGATAATGTTTTTGACAAAACAAAAGAAGAAGCAGAAGAAAAACTTAATGAATTAAGGAATATAATTCAGGCCGAACATAAAGATTTGGTGGTGGATGTGTCTGTAGCTTATGGAATTGAACCTTCTCAAGTTATATTGGATTTTGCAGAAGAAATTAAAGCAGATCTTATTGTGATGGGGACTAAAGGGGCGGGAGGTTTTAAAGAAATTTTCTTCGGAACTACCACTACATCCGTTACCAGCAAGGCATCGGTTCCTGTACTAGCTTTTCCGGTTACGGCAAAACCTATTTTGCCTAAGTCAATCGTATATGCCACAGACCTTAAAAGGGAAGATGAAGCGGTATTATATCCTTTATGGAATTTTGCAGTAATTCTTGATGCTCCGCTCACATTTTTGTATGTCGCAAAGGATGAAGAAAAAGGTATAGATGTTATCAGAAAAGAAATGGAAAGCAGTGAAGGGTTTACCAGAATAAGAAGAACATTGCAAGTACGTTTTGCGGAGGTAAAATCCAATGATGTTTTTGGTGCAATTCAGGATTTTGCAAATGAAACCAATGCAGGGCTTATAGTTCTTGGAAATCATCAGAAAAATTATCTGGAAAAATTGAGAAAAGGAGACTTGACTCGTTTGATGACTATGTATACTGAAGTTCCTTTACTTATTCTTCATAAAAACAAATAA
- a CDS encoding MFS transporter: MGTTLRSLRGLDCLSFFLANVRDGLGPYLAIYLLTEKNWNAADIGLIMGLPGFIRILVQTPSGAWIDKTHHKRKLIVFSSLMIGIACLIDVFSPTFVIICISQCIIGLATSVYTPTVAAITLGMVGYDRLAKRIGRNESFNHIGNVLNAILAGTIGYYMFLEGIFYLVTLMAIASSISVLMIKRSDIDHSLARGAKDESNIQHKPIAYTEIVKEKNIIILLTTVTLFGFCNGSMMTLVGQKIATTEKENAYIFMSCCIIIAQLVMIIMARLSGKLSANRKRKSIFMVSFLILPIRALLVTLTGDPVYLTITQLFDGIAGGIFGVMVIIIIADLTEGTGRFNFIQGVVTACIGIGTGLSAYVTGQISNLFGYNNCFIVLSVISLFTFIFVVYYMPETKDIRKLSVGLR; the protein is encoded by the coding sequence ATGGGAACTACACTGAGGAGTTTGAGAGGACTGGATTGCCTGAGCTTTTTTTTAGCTAATGTGCGTGACGGTTTAGGACCATATCTTGCCATTTACCTTTTAACTGAAAAAAACTGGAATGCAGCTGATATAGGATTAATCATGGGCTTACCCGGATTTATCAGAATATTGGTACAGACTCCCTCAGGTGCATGGATAGATAAAACCCATCATAAAAGGAAACTCATTGTTTTCTCATCCCTTATGATCGGAATTGCCTGCCTGATTGACGTATTTTCACCAACTTTTGTCATTATCTGTATTTCACAATGCATCATAGGGTTGGCAACGTCAGTATACACACCAACAGTAGCTGCAATTACACTTGGAATGGTAGGTTATGACCGACTGGCCAAACGAATTGGACGAAATGAATCTTTTAATCACATTGGAAATGTACTTAATGCCATACTTGCGGGTACAATAGGTTATTATATGTTTCTGGAAGGAATATTTTACCTTGTTACATTAATGGCTATAGCCAGCAGTATATCTGTATTGATGATTAAAAGAAGTGATATAGATCACTCACTTGCAAGAGGGGCTAAAGATGAAAGTAATATTCAACACAAACCTATCGCATACACAGAAATTGTGAAAGAAAAAAACATTATAATCCTCCTTACCACAGTTACTCTATTCGGATTCTGCAATGGTTCTATGATGACTCTGGTAGGGCAGAAAATTGCAACTACAGAAAAAGAAAATGCTTATATATTTATGTCCTGCTGTATCATTATCGCTCAGCTGGTAATGATCATTATGGCAAGACTTTCCGGCAAGCTTTCCGCAAACAGAAAAAGGAAAAGTATTTTTATGGTTTCATTTTTAATACTCCCAATTAGAGCACTCCTGGTAACTTTGACAGGCGATCCCGTTTACTTGACAATAACACAATTATTTGATGGTATAGCAGGCGGGATTTTTGGTGTAATGGTCATCATTATAATTGCTGATCTGACGGAAGGAACGGGCAGATTCAATTTTATTCAAGGTGTTGTGACCGCCTGTATTGGTATAGGAACTGGTCTCAGCGCCTATGTCACCGGCCAAATTTCAAATTTATTCGGTTACAATAATTGCTTCATCGTTCTTTCTGTGATCTCACTCTTTACATTTATATTTGTGGTTTACTACATGCCAGAAACTAAAGACATCAGGAAATTGTCGGTTGGGCTCAGATAA
- a CDS encoding DinB family protein, with the protein MKNADDLIVELNKSTELLIREISLFKESNFNIKPHPDQWSAGDIAEHIVVLESFINKVLTGTCVPANRNPEEKILIVKNIFSDFDKKFNAPKPVAPSENLKSIALLSDEIKASRVVTEEIVIANDLTLICKDFVHRGFGEMTRTEWIHFCIYHTERHLYQMQKIKEKIIR; encoded by the coding sequence GTGAAAAACGCAGATGACCTGATTGTAGAATTGAATAAGTCTACAGAACTTCTTATCAGGGAAATTAGCCTCTTTAAAGAAAGTAATTTTAACATAAAACCTCATCCTGATCAATGGTCAGCCGGTGATATTGCGGAGCATATAGTTGTACTGGAGTCGTTTATTAATAAAGTACTAACAGGAACATGCGTTCCGGCAAATAGAAATCCGGAAGAAAAGATTTTGATTGTCAAAAACATTTTTTCAGATTTTGATAAAAAATTTAATGCTCCGAAGCCTGTTGCTCCTTCGGAAAATTTAAAATCCATAGCTCTGTTATCAGATGAAATCAAGGCTTCAAGAGTGGTAACCGAAGAAATTGTTATCGCTAATGATCTCACCTTAATTTGTAAAGATTTTGTTCATAGAGGCTTTGGAGAGATGACGCGCACGGAGTGGATTCATTTTTGCATTTATCATACTGAAAGACATCTTTATCAAATGCAAAAAATAAAAGAAAAAATAATAAGGTAG